TAAAGAGCTGGAACTTTGCAAGAATTTTTTATGGCTACTGGCATGTTCTTCAACCAGAATCCAGGGACAGGTCCAAACCCTGGAGAAGCAGCCTGCAACTGTCTACTGCTCTAGTCATTTACCATTCCTGCAGGAGTTTGTCTTAATAATCGACACAACTGTGCGTCAGCAACTTCAAGGTACAAATGCAGTGTGTAACTAAAAGGCCAATTTTCTGGTGAAAGTTAACATGTTTTAAAGTTTAAACCACTGGCAAAATTCAGCAGGATTTAACACTTTAGAAAAGGTTAAACAACACCAGCAGGATTGAATATGTTTCATTTCTAGTTTCTGGCACAAATACATTCTTCATAAAAAGTGCAAAACATATAGATAGCCCTGAATCTTACATTTACTTGCTAGATTGCACTACATAATGAGCAGGACAAAAAAACTTCTCTCAAAACCTTTTATACTTATTTCTTTCAAACAAGAAGTTACACATATAAATGTACATACATAGTTGTACTGTGATGTCAATGATACTAAAAAAGGAGTCAGACAGAGCCTCCGAGGGGGCCAATGCCTAATTCGTCCTCAATATCATCACCATCTTCGAACAGTTTAAGAAATCGTGCCTGATCTTTCTGCCTCTTCTTTTTCTGCCAATATTTGTAAGCTGCAGCCAGTCCAACAAACACAAGTATTGATACTATGATACTAATCAGCGCCACGATGGCCCAGTGCATTCCATTTCCTTCATTCTCTGATTTCGGAGCTGGGTCTGGATCCAGAACATGGTCGAAACAAAGATTAATTACTGAAGATTAGCTAAATAAACTCTAAAACTAAATTCTTAATCACATATGATAATAGATACAAATGTTGCTTAGATAAAGAATGCAGCAACACAGTCATGTAAAAGAACTGAACTGTCACTACTTTAATTGGTTTTACAAAGAATGCAGCAAGGTTGAGTCTCTTTCATGTTGGACAAGGTTTCGATTCTTGAGTGTTTTGACTCTGGAATTATCTCGCTATCTCAGGGGCTTGTTCCAAACTTGTAAAGttcttttctttttcttaatGTAAAAATGTCATCCAAAATCAAATGTTTCGATGTCCCTGTCAAATGGTCCAAAAGACGAATACAGATTTGTGCAGGGTCTAAGAATGGTAGGCAACGCGATCTACCACAACTACATTAGAGGTTAGAAATCACTGTGAAAACTGAGAAAAGGATATCAAAGAACCAAGAGTAGCCATCTTACAGTTCATACATCCACCCACATCGAAAAAATTGCTACTCTGAAGCAGCCTCAGAACATGATAAAATCTAAGAAGATGCTTTCTGAAGAAAGCGTTATTCATAAAGGATGGACTCAAAAGTACTTACCAGCTTTCTGTGGATGTGGAACACATTCTTCGCATATAAATGTGGCATTTACTTCCTTGTCAACCGAGTAAATATACTTGCCATCAGATCTTGTGAACTCAGAAGGACAAAATTCCCACTCACCGAAAACATCATCTGATTTTATGGTGTGCTTTGCATAGAATCCACATCGCTTGCATTTTTTGTTCGGGAATTCTGTCAGTGGCTGAAAATGTGCCGAGAAATCAAATTCAACATTATCTCAGACAATAATACATTTCTTACAACACCTGACATTTAGCAAGATCTTAGTTTCTACACGAATGAGCTGTGAAACATTATTTACACAGAAGTTGCTCACGCCTGTGAAATATTTTTAACCTGCCAGAATTTAGTATTAGGATAAAACTATGTGAAGATTAAACAATTGCTTACAAAGTACTTGATCGAATCTCATAGAAAATAACGTTCCAACATAGTTTCTGCAAGTGATGGAAGCAAATTATTCAACATGATGATGTGAATTATTAGAAGTCGTCATCTATGTTACTCAGACTCAGCTAGAAGTGTCCGAAATGGACACGTGTCCAATTATCAGACTCGGTAacattttgaaaaatatgcaTGTTTTTGGCTTAAAATAAGTGTCCAAGTCCGAGTGTCCATGTCCGACACGGGTACTCAAAGGTAAAATgaagagtccgagtaacataggTCGTCAAGAGAAGTCACCGTGATCTCAGTAAAAGCAGGAGTACGGTAAACGATTAACTATACAGCGAATCATTAGATATTTGCAAAACATCATTCAAAGCTAATAGAGGCAACTAATTAGGAACAGAGGAACAGAATCGAATACAAAAGAACCAAGTAGAAATGTATATACTCTAATGTTAGAAAGCCGGAAAAAATGCAACAAACCTGCCAAGATTCTTGACCCTTATAAGCATATTCAACTTGTGCTTTCCTCAAATCAGGCAAAATTATCTTCTCCTCTCCTTTACAATTAAAATAAACTGTCGGGTCTGATCCTATGAACTCATGTGTGGTGAAAATTTCAATCGATTTAAGTGTAACAGTCGCTGTTGATACAACTTCTGCCAATACAATTTAGCAGAAAAAAATCTCAAAAACTCAACACAGCCTCAATACATCGAAATCACGCAGCAAATGTTGTAATGTTCACACTAATTCTCGACATAATACATTGAAATCATGAAGCAAATGTTGTAATGTTCACACTAATTCTTGACATCCAAAACATAAATACCAAAAACAAATAAAACCATGTCCAGCATTATATTCCAGTCAGAGTGTTAAACTCATAACTACTTGAGCTATCCACGCTCTTCACGAGAATATACTTTAAAAGAGCGTTAAAATACGTATCGCGTCACCGTACTCCAATATATACTACCTAGGGTACTACTCAATAAGCTCATAACGTCTTTTTGCAGTGATAAACAATCTCGGTCCCATAATATCAGTTTAGAGGGGTATTACTGTATCAAACAAATTATATATTCTAAAACAGTAATATAATTCATGTAAAGCATGCATAAAATTGTGTAATTACAAGAAATGTAGAGTATTATATtacaaaaacaaaagaaaatttTACCACAGATGTAACAGAGAAATAACAGAAGTGAAACCCAAGAATTCAATCCACGTGGCATCgaatatatatgtatgtatatgattGTAGATCGATGGAGATTGAGACAAAGCAGCGATCGCTTCGTGGGTTTGATCGGGTGACAACAGATCAAAGCTGCAACTAGTTCTTGTTTATGTTTTTTTTCTTGGTCGGACAAAGAAGAGACGTGTAATAAATTTTACTTTATTCATAGGTTGCTCTGATTTAAAATCATGGATTTTATTGATTAATCATCTAATCGTTATAGATTACTATGTGGATTCGATTTTAGAAAACACATCATGTATATCTTAAATTGATATATTAAGATTATTATATTATGATTTATTAGCATAATAGAGCAAATAGGGGGTTAGGTGAGCTAAATTATTAATTTACTCCtcaataataaatataaataattgtcgaATTTAATACCATATATTAATTACACTTAGGTCATTATTACTccttattaataaatataaataattgtcatatttaATAACATAATATTAACTACACCTAACTCATtagtattaataattttatatattttactatttataattgaatattaacaacctataattagatatctaaaatttaataatatttgtatatatatatactaaattcttttttttaagactttatataaaataaatttattttcagtaaataaatttaatatattaGCTAATCTGAAAATGACAATGTTAGTGTATCAAGTATTAAACCCAAGAAATATAATAGATATTCTTTTTGTATATAAATAAAATAGTGGGTTATGAGAGGGTTTATAATAAAGTTGAGATTCTTATTATATGGTCAAATCAAATATAAACTAAGACTGGTTTGAAAATTTTgattatatataataaaatattaaaatatcaagttCATTACGGTTACATTAATATTTTACAATGGTAAGGTGAATCATTTTTTCTTACATTAACCAATTTAAAGTTTTTTCAGAGGTATAAGTAAAAGAGTATTAAGATTACTGCAGTGTTATAAAAATCGACAATTTCGCCGATAAATTGATAGAAGGCAACCAAACAATATTATAGAGCAAAATCGGAGCATACAACATTTTTGCCATTTTCGATCAAAATCGGCAATTTTCCTGTCAAAATTTGACGAATCAAATACACGATTTGAGGTTATGaagagaagaaaagga
The sequence above is drawn from the Apium graveolens cultivar Ventura chromosome 2, ASM990537v1, whole genome shotgun sequence genome and encodes:
- the LOC141708945 gene encoding uncharacterized protein LOC141708945; the protein is MPRGLNSWVSLLLFLCYICEVVSTATVTLKSIEIFTTHEFIGSDPTVYFNCKGEEKIILPDLRKAQVEYAYKGQESWQPLTEFPNKKCKRCGFYAKHTIKSDDVFGEWEFCPSEFTRSDGKYIYSVDKEVNATFICEECVPHPQKADPAPKSENEGNGMHWAIVALISIIVSILVFVGLAAAYKYWQKKKRQKDQARFLKLFEDGDDIEDELGIGPLGGSV